The genomic region tgaaaaggTGAGTTCAGCTTCTCCAAcatagttttttctttatttactattttacaCTGTAGACGGCCATGCTGCCTATACAAAATTTGGAGAGTTTTTGTAGGTGGTCATTTTTCTAGACTTTTTCCCCCCACTCTAACGGCAAGTATTCAATTTGCATCAAGgagaaaatgaacaaatttCAGGTAGCTAAGAGCTTGCCATTTAAGGCTAAGAAGTTAGGGTGATAGATTGTAGTAATAATCTTATCTTATAGAATAATGGACCAAAAAAAAGACATGTTATAATCTTTTGGAGTTATTAGCGTAATACAATCATAGAGTTAAAAATTTATCCTTCCATGGTCAATGAAATTGATTAAATCCTAGCTGGTCATCAACTGTTTGATTATAAcgataaactattaattaattagtgaaGGAGGAAGCATGAAAGCTAATAATAGTATAGAAGTTGAATTGTAAATTAGAGAGTTCTTAACAACCATGCATAAAATTAGTTAATATCAGTTGGATGGCTTTAATGGTGATGAACTCAGGTACTACAGTATAAATAGCTTCAAACCATATAGGGAAACCGTCATACCATACAACAAATTGGCAATAGCAGAGAAATAATATGGGAAAGAATTTGAGCATTGTAACAATTTCCTTGCTATTTTTGTTGGCATCCACCAGTGCCGTGCAAGTCTTTGATGTTAAATCATATGGAGGACAACCTAATGCTGATATCACCCAGGTATAAATATGTGTAGCACAATTAACTATACctaattaacatgaaaagtgggttctagttaacttaactagtaaagtctttTAATGTCAAATAAAAGAACTCGGTTTCAATCTCTGCTTACACTAAAAGCTATTCGGTGTCCTGACCAGATGATACAACATTAACATGAAAAATGATTGTAATATACTAATTTTGATTTATCATTACGTGTTTATTAGGCTTTGACAAAAGCTTGGACAGCTGCGTGCGCAGTAGCAGGaagtaaagttgtgatttcagCAGGGACATACAAACTAGGTGGAGTGACTTTCTTAGGTCCATGCAAAGGTGCTATTGAGTTTAACCTTCAAGGCACCCTAGAGGCCCCATTAGATGATGCCTCCTTCAAGGGTAAAGacttttgggtttcttttgaaCGTATCGACAGTCTCACTGTGTCAGGTAGTGGAATTTTTGATGGCAAAGGACAAACAgcatggcaaaaaaataattgtgacaAAGAGTCCGGCTGCAAAAACCTTCCTATCGTAAGATTTCATCAATCTTAATAATTAGcatataaattttcattatttttatgtagATATATACAGACACTACAACTTTAAGAACTTTAATCATCACGAAATACTAATTCAAGCACTTATTCCTTTAATGATGTTAAggatattatcatattattagTAATTTGATGTAAGCTTTATCTAGTGAGGTGTCACAactcaccaaaaaagaaaattcaaaatttatatatgagaaAGTCTATTTACAAAATATGGACACAACTTTTGCGCCATGACCCTAACTTGTGCAACTGTGTAATGGAGAAAAAGTGGTGGTTAAAGGTGAAAGTGATGGTTCAACAATCATACTCACATATAACATCAAATTGTGACAAATTGTTTGGTctagaaagaattttttatattatattgttgaaGTAGTACCaacaacattcattgatatatatttgtaatttttataatatagtaATTCAAAGAAGCGTTAGCATTTtgctataatatatttaaatgaaaatatttttaggagaatatttaaatgaaactaTGGCATTCATATTTGGTGTTCGTTTATCTAACTTGTAAACATGAACAGAATATAAGGTTCGATTTTATCACAAATTCAATAGTCCGTGACATTCAATCGAAGGACAGCAAATTTTTCCACATAAACCTTTTGGGATGCAAGGGCTTGCAAATCCAACATGTTACCATAACTGCACCCGGAAATAGCCCTAACACTGATGGAATCCACGTCGGACGTTCATCTGGCATCACCATCACCGATGCCAATATTGGAACAGGTGACGATTGCATCTCCATTGGTGATGGAAGCCAAAATCTTACTATTAACCAAGTGACTTGTGGACCTGGCCATGGTATCAGCGTCGGAAGTCTTGGAAAGTACCCAAATGAACAACCAGTTTCAGGAATTAGAGTAATCGGTGGCACCCTTAGCGGTACAACGAATGGTGTTAGAATCAAAACATGGCCTTCTTCCCCCCCTGGAACTGCTTCTGATATGCATTTCGAGAATGTTATCATGAACAATGTTGCCAATCCTATCCTCATTGATCAAGGCTACTGCCCAAACGGTCAATGCTCAAACAAGGTTATTATAAACATCACAAATATATAAACTCATTTtgatgttaaaagttaaaaaaagaaaaacaaattacagATACTAATATCAAATTCTTGggtgggtttttgtttgtttgttttgctttcagTCTCCCTCGAAAGTTAAGATCAGCAATGTTAGCTTCAAGAACATTAGAGGCACTTCTTCAACAAAGGAAGCTGTGCAGCTTATTTGCAGTAAAAGTGTACCATGCCAACAAGTGGAAGTTGCTGACGTTGATCTCGCATTCAAAGGTGCTGGAGGATCTGCTACTTCCACTTGTGTTAATGTCATGCCCACCCTTTTGGGAAAGCAAAATCCTCTTGCTTGCACCATCAAAACATAATAAAGTATCTCCCAAGCTATTGTAACCAATGCAGAATAGGGAAATACTATTTGCAAATAGGTTATATGAGTTCTATTTTAAGTAGAATTTCATTTACTACAGTCTATCATgttccctttttctttatttaaatgaaattgtggAATGTTGGATAGTTATTTTTAGAGTTGTTTGAGTTCAGGCTTTTACTAAAAGCTACCATGGTCTAGAGTGCTATTGTAGATAGTATTTGTTCTGTTACTATAGCTGGGATATTTcagaataaaacaaaaattgttattagactctttgtaattttttttattcttcaccAAATAAATGCTTGTGTTCATGATATGGTAACATTCAATTGATCTGCATGCATGTTTTTAATGCTGAAATAACTTGCTCTCATAGTCTTCAATGACGATAAGATGTAAAACTTATAAAACGGATGTCATATATTCAAAGTTGTTTCTCTAAATATTGTatacttttaatatttatttctataacaactaaattttaatcacttttgattctaaaaaaaaaaaaaaattaatcacttttatttctaaaaatataacaCATATTATTGAAGTTGATTATACCACCAACGCAAAAATtaaggtagaaaaaaaaaacccaattacataaatattttagtaaacaTACTTAATTTTCTTACTAAAATGAAGCAATTTCGGATGATTAATTAGCATATTCTAACAAATGATTAACactgaaattaaaagatttcaAGTACGTACCTAAATGGTTTGTTGCATTAACTATTGtcttttatcaatatttttgtgGCTCAATGACATAACACGCTTTCATTTATTAAGAGAATCAAGGTTCATTCAAAACAACGAATATTTACATTTACATTTacgtctattttttttttttttttttttttttttttttttcgttggtAAAAGATAATTGAGTACGAATTAATCATAACTATTAAATCTAGGCCTGTGTGTATGCATAAAgtttacataaataaaattgataaatgtgaaaaatattttaaatataatggTATCCCCATTGATATAATCTCTACAAcctttacattttaaataatattattttgatatccAAAACAACAGTTCCACTTACGtactatttacatattattgaattctattattattatatcatgTATAGTAAATATGAATGCTACATCATTCCAAGGCAAACATAACTATCTACTCAGCTACTACTAATGATTGtgattgaaaataacaaaacttCAATTTGCAAAATGCAATAGCAACCAATGGGCCACTGCTAACACAATATTAAGAAACAAGGCTAGATCCTTACAACAGCTTAATgataattttaatcaatttaatcaaatattaacTGAATGGTTAAGCAATCAAGATTCAAGTTTGACATTGTTCATGGACAAACGTTTCAATGTAGTGAAGAATATACACACCCACACAAAGACTTTATAGGGCAAAACCCCAAACTGTAAAAAACACTACGAGACTAAGCCCAACTCAATAACTCTGCTACTAAAGGATGCTACAATACATTATTTACTCATACGATTTTCCCGTACTTGCAACCGGTTTCGGAAATTATCTCCTCGCTTCGGCTAGCTCTTGTAGATGCTGCTATAGacatcaaaatcttatgatGTATTCGCATTTGTTTGATTGATCatgatgaaatatttgtgatccaattaattttcatttgatgaTGTATCAAAAACGAACaatcaaaaaatgaaatcaagcCACATGGCAAGCCCATGAGTTACTACAACACACATAGAAATGACACTTCCCACACGAGCAAAGTACCACATTTTAGCCATGTCATTTCGCACATGCGCATCATCCCAGATAACCTGGTCAAACAGGACGGTCCGGTTCAGATTTAAAAACAGTGCTTATTATGTGGCGCTCTAAGCTTCTATTTAGTCTTTTTAACcttatttcattaaattttttaactgTTACCTCATAGATTAGAGTAActtgtaaagttgttatttataactattttgtcttattggtcccttttggtcccacttcaagccacacactaaagcccaattggaaaggcccaataggccaacccaattagataatcagttagttataaaaggagaaacatacataattttttattaagcaaaaagaattagagagagacatcattgtgaaatggtgtgtatgtgagagtgagacactctatcattctccattgaaaactgattaagagaccacacatcttgggcataaaatggaattggagtgacgattaaaagtgttcccaagtacttctaatcttggGCAGAAagtgaaatttacatagtgcacgttgtcaattatgaatgaaatagatcattgtttgttgcttccgctatgtgttttgtatgagatacaaaactagatttttcaACAGTAATGTAGGGTAAAAACAAagggaatgaaataaaaatgggtaaagtgtttatttgttctggcaatattattgattgtctttatattttaactactGTTAAGCATGAATTAGATAATTATGAATTAGATGataattctgaattaggtaataattcacatgtgaaatcattaaagagaaagttccCTTCTACTAGTaaagcatatctttggcacttgcgtttgggtcatattaattcaaacagaattcaaagacttatcaaagatggactcttagggctcatggactttgatgaattttcagtttgtgaatcttgtttggaaggtaaaatgaccaaacgaccttttaatgcaaaaggtagaagagctcaagatttgctagaactagtatattcagatgtatgtggtcctatgtcaatccaggcaagaggtggttatgattatttcattactttcactgatgattactctagattttgTTATGTGTACCTattgaaacggaagtccgaagcttttgactagttcaaagagtttagggctgaagttgagaatcaattgggtaaacgcataaaggctaTTCGATCTGattgaggtggcgaataccttcttggggattttaaggattacttgagtaaaaatgggattatatcccaattgattgCACCTAGatctccacaacaaaatggtgttgtagaaagaaggaatatgacttttttagatatgattagatccatgatgagttattcaactctaccaatttctttttggggatatgccttaagtgCTGCAatgtattttctaaatttagtacctttgaagtctattcctaaaacacctatagagttgtggaatgggcgtaagcctagtatgagacatctccatatttggggttgtccagcacatgtgttaaaatgaaagtctgacaagttactgtctaaaacagaagtggtttcctttgtagggtatccaaaaggaacagttggaggtttattctatagtcataaggataatatagtgtttgttagcacaaatgccaaattcttggagattgactatatgaataattttactcctagaagtaaagttgtcttagctgaaatgaatgaacctgtagttaaacaaccaatagatgaaactagggatgatgtggatgtattagatacaccacaagatagtACTCATGATATGTCTAGTACACAAGCGCCTTGTCGTAGtaggagaattgttcggccttctgtgagatttataggtttgggagaaacttatgaagctatctcagaagaggctgaatcggatccctacacttatgatgaagcaataaatgatatagatgcacatcattgggttcaagctatgaaatctgaattggattctatgtattccaatgatgtatgggatcttgtagaggcgtctaacggcattaaacttgttggttgcaaatgggtttacaagagaaagagagggataaatggaaaggttgaaacctttaaaacaagactagtggcgaaagggtacacaaaaaaagaaagcattgactatgatgaaacttttttgccagtagccatgcttaaatctatcagaattctcttatccgttactgctcattatgattatgagatttggcaaatggatgtcaagagtGCATTTCTTAATGTCAATCttaaagaagaaatctatatgttgcaaccggatggtttcatagcaaagaactaagagcatattgttaggattagtgcccttaaatcctattatatgatgttatgtatgatattatgtatgacattatgtatgacatgatgtatgacttaataatgtgattgataaagttattttattattatctaaaataatggtaacatgaatatgggacattatcatatagtccatgagatgtattgtatgtgatttatgtgaaaagttacagaagatgtaaatcacaagttctttgtaaactcagaatttatagttcgtagtcagtaatgaaattgggcatttcatctgcgaagactataacgtatcaagtaagatgatttgtcttgatcatggaagtggagacttctagttgatatgttgatatgttttaagagttaagacatattgaacaggaccgctgtgagatttattattctcctaacaactgtcaaatgaataataaatctcatgacttctatttgcatgaactcttaatcctaagagaataatggacctgatcatgaggtgtaggttactttgatatatcaggagtgagatctaaagtgatggtcaaaacctcaatatgttgggcagccatatttagtgttgatggaacatatatactcaagatggaattcatagtctcttgatggagatataaaatattcccttgagataagtttaatgggttcaattatttaaagagttaggcctaaccactttagtaagaaattactaaagtatatatttatgaaattggatttcataaatatataatgaataacttcaaataattaaaccgggtactcaatgataagatgtagtaatttacaaagtggcagtccacatttatgactttgtgttactacgaatattttatgaaggggttgcatgtatgataaagtcttgagatataatttattaataaggcctagagtgcaatcatatttatatagtggtattaaatataattaatggtaactttggacttgtcaagagttgacggaaaagcccaaggcccattggagctagtgtcttattggtcccttttggtcccactccaagtcacacactaaagcccaattggaaaggcccaataggccagcccaattagataatccgttagttataaagggagaaacatatagaatttttattagaaagaaaagaaattagaaacggtgtgtgagagagtgtgagacacactttcattctcccttaaaaactgattgagagaccacacatcttgggcgtaaagtggaattggagtgaagattaaaagtgttcccaagtgcttctaatctttgttttgaatttctccacaccaaggtacgccatcttgttcttaaattctgaaatttacgtagtgcacgttatcaatcataaatgaaatagatccttatctgttgcttccactatgtgttttgtatgagacacaaaaccagaatttttccttcacatacggtatgcaagttgaaaaggtccatttatggacttaaataagcatctaggtcatggaacatcagatttgatcaggcaatcaaattatttggatttgaacaaaatcttgatgaaccatgtgtgtacaaaagacatcaaggtAAAGTaataatgttcctagtgctttatgttgatgatattctactcattgggaatgatgtagaggtaatgtcatcggtaaaggtttggttgtgaagtcaatttgatatgaaggacttgggtgaggctaactttattctagagatcaagctttggcaagatcgcaagaataagatgttaggcttatcacaaactggatatatagataaggttctagaacggtttagcatgcaaaactccaagaaaggattacttccttttagacatggagttcctgagtctgatgaccaaaggtctaagactcaagaggaagaaaacatgatgagacaagttccttatgcttctgtggtaggaagtctcatgtatgccatgctttgtacaaggatagatatttgttattcagttggcatagTCAGCCGATAttaatcaaatccaagacctaaacattggcaagctgtaaagcatattctcaagtatatacggagaacgagagattatatgcttgtttattgTTGTGAGTGTTGGATAATCAGAATTGTGATAATGTTAGCTAGCTAAATGGGCTTTTGTTCTAAAGTTTCAGCTCTATGGGTAGAACGTAGTTCGTTTGTTTTTGAGATGAATGGAGAGTTTTATATTGAGTTTGGGGTGCTACTAATGACTGCCTTTTGGTTAATATAAAAGGCTACCCCAAGGTGTTAAGCAAGTAGTAATTTTCAGGTTTgcttttgttaaaataaaaggaaggcTGTTGTGCTAACTATGTTTAAAGGCAAAAAAAGGTTCGAGCAAAGGTGCTACCAGTGTCCCTTACCA from Castanea sativa cultivar Marrone di Chiusa Pesio chromosome 11, ASM4071231v1 harbors:
- the LOC142616476 gene encoding exopolygalacturonase-like, which produces MGKNLSIVTISLLFLLASTSAVQVFDVKSYGGQPNADITQALTKAWTAACAVAGSKVVISAGTYKLGGVTFLGPCKGAIEFNLQGTLEAPLDDASFKGKDFWVSFERIDSLTVSGSGIFDGKGQTAWQKNNCDKESGCKNLPINIRFDFITNSIVRDIQSKDSKFFHINLLGCKGLQIQHVTITAPGNSPNTDGIHVGRSSGITITDANIGTGDDCISIGDGSQNLTINQVTCGPGHGISVGSLGKYPNEQPVSGIRVIGGTLSGTTNGVRIKTWPSSPPGTASDMHFENVIMNNVANPILIDQGYCPNGQCSNKSPSKVKISNVSFKNIRGTSSTKEAVQLICSKSVPCQQVEVADVDLAFKGAGGSATSTCVNVMPTLLGKQNPLACTIKT